A DNA window from Setaria viridis chromosome 2, Setaria_viridis_v4.0, whole genome shotgun sequence contains the following coding sequences:
- the LOC117845809 gene encoding cysteine-rich receptor-like protein kinase 43 isoform X2, whose product MKPRELLERLARPFSSRRSSSESRREREEEADLEAIAAREQRGFRYEALAAATRGFSEKQRLGQGGFGPVYRGRLEDGRDVAVKCLGAGSRQGAREFRNEATLLSRVQHRNVVNLIGYCARGAEDKLLVYEYVPNESLDKILFAPASGHSSSNSHRSRRAELTWARRHEVVVGVARGLLYLHEDAHTPIIHRDIKASNILLDDRWVPKIADFGMARLFPEAGDGRSRVHTRVAGTNGYMAPEYLMHGDLSTKADVFSFGVVVLEIVSGRKNSSFVPPPDSDSDSLLEYAWRLYKKGRSLELLDPAVKSAAVPEQVELCVRIGLLCVQADPRLRPDMKRVVIILSKKQSTLEEPTRPGVPGSRYRRRPHGLRGSHYSAGSSSGTSSPSTSATSHASASASNAMTTSSTHTLRSHGGLPSHREEQE is encoded by the exons atgaagCCGCGGGAGCTCCTGGAGCGCCTGGCGCGGCCCTTCTCCTCCCGGCGCTCGTCCTCCGAGtcgcgccgcgagcgggaggaggaggcggacctGGAGGCGATCGCGGCGCGGGAGCAGCGCGGATTCAGGTACGAggccctggcggcggcgacgcggggcTTCTCAGAGAAGCAGCGGCTGGGGCAGGGCGGGTTCGGCCCCGTGTACCGGGGCCGCCTCGAGGACGGCCGCGACGTCGCCGTCAAGTGCCTCGGCGCCGGGTCGCGGCAGGGCGCGCGGGAGTTCCGGAACGAGGCCACGCTACTGTCGCGGGTGCAGCACCGGAACGTCGTCAACCTCATCGGCTActgcgcgcgcggcgccgaggACAAGCTGCTCGTCTACGAGTACGTGCCCAACGAGAGCCTCGACAAGATCCTCTtcgcccccgcctccggccACT CCAGCAGCAACAGTCACCGGTCGCGGCGCGCGGAGCTGACCTGGGCGCGGCGGCacgaggtggtggtgggcgtGGCGCGTGGCCTGCTGTACCTCCACGAGGACGCGCACACGCCCATCATCCACCGCGACATCAAGGCCAGCAACATCCTCCTGGACGACCGGTGGGTGCCCAAGATCGCGGACTTCGGCATGGCCCGCCTCTTCCCggaggccggcgacggccgcTCCCGCGTCCACACCCGCGTCGCCGGCACCAACGGCTACATGGCGCCCGAGTACCTCATGCACGGCGACCTCTCCACCAAGGCCGACGTCTTCAGCttcggcgtcgtcgtcctcgagaTCGTCTCCGGCCGCAAGAACTCCTCCTTCGTCCCGCCCcccgactccgactccgacagCCTCCTCGAATAC GCGTGGAGGCTGTACAAGAAGGGCCGGAGCCTGGAGCTGCTCGACCCCGCCGTCAAGTCGGCAGCGGTGCCGGAGCAGGTGGAGCTGTGCGTGCGCATTGGGCTGCTGTGCGTGCAGGCCGACCCGCGGCTGCGGCCGGACATGAAGCGCGTGGTGATCATCCTGTCCAAGAAGCAGAGCACGCTCGAGGAGCCGACGCGCCCAGGGGTGCCCGGGTCGCGGTACCGGCGGAGGCCCCACGGCCTGCGCGGCTCGCACTACTCCGCCGGGTCGTCGTCGGGGACCAGCTCGCCGTCCACGTCCGCGACATCGCACGCATCGGCATCCGCGTCGAACGCGATGACGACGTCGAGCACGCACACCTTGAGGAGCCATGGCGGTCTGCCGTCGCACCGAGAGGAGCAGGAGTAG
- the LOC117845809 gene encoding cysteine-rich receptor-like protein kinase 43 isoform X1, translated as MKPRELLERLARPFSSRRSSSESRREREEEADLEAIAAREQRGFRYEALAAATRGFSEKQRLGQGGFGPVYRGRLEDGRDVAVKCLGAGSRQGAREFRNEATLLSRVQHRNVVNLIGYCARGAEDKLLVYEYVPNESLDKILFAPASGHSSSNSHRSRRAELTWARRHEVVVGVARGLLYLHEDAHTPIIHRDIKASNILLDDRWVPKIADFGMARLFPEAGDGRSRVHTRVAGTNGYMAPEYLMHGDLSTKADVFSFGVVVLEIVSGRKNSSFVPPPDSDSDSLLEYVRVEAVQEGPEPGAARPRRQVGSGAGAGGAVRAHWAAVRAGRPAAAAGHEARGDHPVQEAEHARGADAPRGARVAVPAEAPRPARLALLRRVVVGDQLAVHVRDIARIGIRVERDDDVEHAHLEEPWRSAVAPRGAGVAEAAGRVQLYICQFLPSLPPSICSC; from the exons atgaagCCGCGGGAGCTCCTGGAGCGCCTGGCGCGGCCCTTCTCCTCCCGGCGCTCGTCCTCCGAGtcgcgccgcgagcgggaggaggaggcggacctGGAGGCGATCGCGGCGCGGGAGCAGCGCGGATTCAGGTACGAggccctggcggcggcgacgcggggcTTCTCAGAGAAGCAGCGGCTGGGGCAGGGCGGGTTCGGCCCCGTGTACCGGGGCCGCCTCGAGGACGGCCGCGACGTCGCCGTCAAGTGCCTCGGCGCCGGGTCGCGGCAGGGCGCGCGGGAGTTCCGGAACGAGGCCACGCTACTGTCGCGGGTGCAGCACCGGAACGTCGTCAACCTCATCGGCTActgcgcgcgcggcgccgaggACAAGCTGCTCGTCTACGAGTACGTGCCCAACGAGAGCCTCGACAAGATCCTCTtcgcccccgcctccggccACT CCAGCAGCAACAGTCACCGGTCGCGGCGCGCGGAGCTGACCTGGGCGCGGCGGCacgaggtggtggtgggcgtGGCGCGTGGCCTGCTGTACCTCCACGAGGACGCGCACACGCCCATCATCCACCGCGACATCAAGGCCAGCAACATCCTCCTGGACGACCGGTGGGTGCCCAAGATCGCGGACTTCGGCATGGCCCGCCTCTTCCCggaggccggcgacggccgcTCCCGCGTCCACACCCGCGTCGCCGGCACCAACGGCTACATGGCGCCCGAGTACCTCATGCACGGCGACCTCTCCACCAAGGCCGACGTCTTCAGCttcggcgtcgtcgtcctcgagaTCGTCTCCGGCCGCAAGAACTCCTCCTTCGTCCCGCCCcccgactccgactccgacagCCTCCTCGAATACGTAC GCGTGGAGGCTGTACAAGAAGGGCCGGAGCCTGGAGCTGCTCGACCCCGCCGTCAAGTCGGCAGCGGTGCCGGAGCAGGTGGAGCTGTGCGTGCGCATTGGGCTGCTGTGCGTGCAGGCCGACCCGCGGCTGCGGCCGGACATGAAGCGCGTGGTGATCATCCTGTCCAAGAAGCAGAGCACGCTCGAGGAGCCGACGCGCCCAGGGGTGCCCGGGTCGCGGTACCGGCGGAGGCCCCACGGCCTGCGCGGCTCGCACTACTCCGCCGGGTCGTCGTCGGGGACCAGCTCGCCGTCCACGTCCGCGACATCGCACGCATCGGCATCCGCGTCGAACGCGATGACGACGTCGAGCACGCACACCTTGAGGAGCCATGGCGGTCTGCCGTCGCACCGAGAGGAGCAGGAGTAGCAGAGGCAGCAGGGCGAGTCCAACTGTACATTTGTCAATTCTTACCTTCTCTTCCCCCCTCCATTTGTTCGTGCTGA